The following are encoded in a window of Candidatus Neomarinimicrobiota bacterium genomic DNA:
- a CDS encoding addiction module protein → MTAQAQQILNDAVHLSPMERAELVEKILASFNFSNRNDIDASWAIEVENRIDAYDQGKIKLRTADEVFDKINK, encoded by the coding sequence ATGACAGCCCAAGCACAACAAATATTGAACGATGCAGTCCATCTTTCCCCGATGGAACGAGCAGAACTTGTAGAAAAGATACTTGCCAGCTTTAATTTTTCAAATCGTAATGATATCGATGCATCCTGGGCAATTGAAGTAGAGAATCGAATAGATGCCTATGATCAGGGAAAAATTAAGCTCAGAACTGCGGATGAAGTTTTCGACAAGATTAATAAATAA
- a CDS encoding type II toxin-antitoxin system RelE/ParE family toxin has product MKVGFLDPAEQELTEAIDYYNTQSDGLGYLLAAEVQKSISRIIHYPEAWTLLSKRTRRCLVNRFPYAVIYQQQNELIIIIAIQNLHQHPDSWDSRVEK; this is encoded by the coding sequence ATGAAAGTTGGTTTTCTTGATCCTGCTGAGCAGGAACTTACTGAGGCTATAGATTATTACAATACTCAAAGTGATGGTCTCGGGTATCTGCTTGCAGCTGAAGTACAGAAGAGTATCAGCCGGATAATCCATTATCCAGAAGCATGGACATTACTTTCAAAACGTACTCGTCGATGCCTGGTTAATAGGTTCCCATATGCAGTTATTTATCAGCAACAAAACGAACTAATCATTATAATAGCCATCCAGAATCTCCACCAACATCCAGATTCCTGGGATTCACGTGTGGAGAAATAG
- a CDS encoding MJ1255/VC2487 family glycosyltransferase: MTDNLNILYGVQATGNGHITRSREVVSALKQRGHRVNVIVSGRPGDQLWGMESFMPFTLMEGLTFHTRAGKVQKLSTILNAKPFKMYRDINHFNARDIDVVISDFEPITSRIARKHGIPSIGIGHQYAFNYDVPMTNSNPVARALIQKFAPVDLSIGLHWHHYNEPILPPIIPSVWDWQKAKDRSILIYLPFEDHSLLIAKLKKLPDLDFIVYSNQMPLGPGPEANITVKPLSRETFPRDLKTVEGVICNAGFELPSETISLGKKLLVKPLQGQPEQESNAYALQELNYGSTCSEVTPEVIMNWYSRAKQKQVVFPNIVSELVDWLEDGQWDRASLGLLSERLWAGIIPEEGKRSVFRSKPGDMNQHEKNVQMGLTY, from the coding sequence ATGACTGATAATTTAAACATTCTTTACGGCGTGCAAGCCACAGGGAATGGACATATCACCCGCTCAAGAGAAGTCGTATCCGCCCTAAAACAGAGGGGACACCGTGTAAATGTTATTGTATCCGGACGTCCTGGCGATCAGTTGTGGGGCATGGAATCGTTTATGCCCTTTACGCTAATGGAGGGATTGACATTCCACACTCGTGCTGGCAAAGTGCAAAAACTCAGCACAATTTTGAATGCAAAACCTTTTAAAATGTACCGGGACATCAATCATTTCAATGCCCGTGATATTGATGTGGTAATCAGTGATTTCGAGCCAATCACCTCACGCATCGCTCGCAAACATGGAATTCCTTCCATAGGGATCGGGCATCAATATGCTTTTAACTACGACGTTCCTATGACCAACTCAAATCCAGTAGCTCGAGCATTAATACAGAAATTTGCACCTGTCGATCTAAGTATTGGTTTGCACTGGCACCATTACAATGAACCTATCCTTCCCCCCATCATTCCGAGTGTCTGGGACTGGCAGAAAGCAAAAGATCGGTCCATCCTGATCTATCTACCCTTTGAAGACCACTCTCTGCTCATCGCCAAGTTGAAAAAGCTACCTGACCTGGATTTTATAGTTTATTCAAATCAGATGCCTCTTGGACCAGGACCCGAAGCAAACATAACGGTTAAGCCACTTTCACGAGAGACATTTCCCAGGGATCTGAAAACGGTTGAAGGGGTCATCTGTAATGCTGGATTCGAGCTCCCCAGTGAGACTATCTCTCTGGGAAAGAAGCTTCTTGTCAAGCCTCTTCAGGGACAACCCGAGCAGGAGAGTAATGCCTATGCCCTGCAGGAACTTAATTATGGGAGTACATGTAGCGAGGTGACCCCTGAGGTGATCATGAACTGGTACTCACGGGCAAAACAGAAGCAGGTGGTCTTTCCCAATATTGTGTCTGAGCTGGTAGATTGGTTAGAGGATGGTCAATGGGATCGCGCTTCACTGGGTTTACTATCAGAGCGACTATGGGCAGGGATTATTCCTGAAGAAGGCAAACGAAGTGTGTTTAGGAGTAAGCCAGGGGACATGAATCAGCATGAAAAGAATGTCCAGATGGGATTAACCTATTGA
- a CDS encoding nucleotidyltransferase domain-containing protein yields MTRSDVINILSDFKESSAEKYGIILLGVFGSVARDQMNDQSDVDIVLQTRTPDPYLIVHIKKDLEKRLIHQVDIVRLRDSMNPSLKQRIEQDAIYV; encoded by the coding sequence ATGACACGGTCAGATGTGATCAACATATTATCAGATTTCAAGGAATCATCTGCTGAAAAATATGGTATCATATTGCTTGGTGTTTTTGGTTCGGTTGCTAGAGATCAAATGAATGATCAAAGTGATGTCGATATTGTGTTACAAACTCGGACTCCTGACCCCTACTTGATCGTACACATCAAAAAGGATCTTGAAAAGCGATTGATACATCAGGTTGATATTGTGCGATTGCGTGATAGCATGAATCCAAGCCTAAAGCAAAGAATTGAGCAAGACGCTATTTATGTATGA